From a single Brassica oleracea var. oleracea cultivar TO1000 chromosome C5, BOL, whole genome shotgun sequence genomic region:
- the LOC106293290 gene encoding probable mitochondrial-processing peptidase subunit alpha-1 isoform X1: MSPLRKMKVEIAELAKNPMGLLMEAVHTAAYSGALANPLYAHESALDRLNGELLEEFMTENFTVARMVLAASGVEHEELLQVAEPLTSDLPNVPRQVEPKSQYTGGDFLQHTGGDFLQHTGGDFLQHTGGEATHFALAFEVPGWNNEKEAVIATVLQMLMGGGGSFSAGGPGKGMHSWLYMSLELPKRIFKEGEEPQVTHINNNCRIEYIMRKFTEWLPKELEVVKKDPVFLRSLSSIRMALGSPREWYTASCVGSW; encoded by the exons ATGTCTCCC CTACGTAAGATGAAGGTAGAGATAGCAGAGCTTGCAAAGAACCCTATGGGTCTCCTCATGGAGGCCGTTCACACAGCTGCTTATTCCGGTGCATTGGCAAATCCTCTGTACGCCCATGAGTCTGCTTTGGATAGATTGAATGGGGAACTCTTGGAGGAATTTATGACT GAGAATTTCACTGTTGCACGTATGGTACTGGCGGCAAGTGGAGTTGAACACGAGGAACTTTTACAAGTTGCTGAGCCATTAACTTCTGACCTTCCTAATGTACCTCGTCAAGTGGAGCCGAAATCTCAGTATACTGGTGGAGATTTTCTCCAACATACTGGTGGAGATTTTCTCCAACATACTGGTGGAGATTTTCTCCAACATACTGGTGGAGAG GCTACACACTTTGCGCTGGCTTTTGAGGTTCCTGGCTGGAATAACGAGAAAGAAGCAGTCATCGCCACTGTTCTTCAG ATGCTCATGGGAGGAGGCGGCTCATTCTCAGCTGGAGGCCCTGGAAAAGGAATGCACTCATGGCTAT ATATGTCTCTAGAGTTACCAAAGAGGATTTTTAAGGAGGGCGAGGAGCCCCAAGTGACTCATATCAATAACAACTGCAGGATTGAATACATTATGCGAAAGTTCACTGAGTGGTTGCCAAAGGAGTTGGAAGTTGTGAAGAAAGATCCGGTTTTTCTCAGATCTTTAAGCTCCATAAGAATGGCCTTGGGTTCTCCGCGAGAGTGGTACACAGCTTCTTGTGTAGGGAGCTGGTGA
- the LOC106293290 gene encoding probable mitochondrial-processing peptidase subunit alpha-1 isoform X2 — MSPLRKMKVEIAELAKNPMGLLMEAVHTAAYSGALANPLYAHESALDRLNGELLEEFMTENFTVARMVLAASGVEHEELLQVAEPLTSDLPNVPRQVEPKSQYTGGDFLQHTGGDFLQHTGGDFLQHTGGEATHFALAFEVPGWNNEKEAVIATVLQMLMGGGGSFSAGGPGKGMHSWL; from the exons ATGTCTCCC CTACGTAAGATGAAGGTAGAGATAGCAGAGCTTGCAAAGAACCCTATGGGTCTCCTCATGGAGGCCGTTCACACAGCTGCTTATTCCGGTGCATTGGCAAATCCTCTGTACGCCCATGAGTCTGCTTTGGATAGATTGAATGGGGAACTCTTGGAGGAATTTATGACT GAGAATTTCACTGTTGCACGTATGGTACTGGCGGCAAGTGGAGTTGAACACGAGGAACTTTTACAAGTTGCTGAGCCATTAACTTCTGACCTTCCTAATGTACCTCGTCAAGTGGAGCCGAAATCTCAGTATACTGGTGGAGATTTTCTCCAACATACTGGTGGAGATTTTCTCCAACATACTGGTGGAGATTTTCTCCAACATACTGGTGGAGAG GCTACACACTTTGCGCTGGCTTTTGAGGTTCCTGGCTGGAATAACGAGAAAGAAGCAGTCATCGCCACTGTTCTTCAG ATGCTCATGGGAGGAGGCGGCTCATTCTCAGCTGGAGGCCCTGGAAAAGGAATGCACTCATGGCTAT AA
- the LOC106345054 gene encoding uncharacterized mitochondrial protein AtMg00810-like, whose amino-acid sequence MLNLFWHLLQLILSSHYTREVSSDPHEYGRIVGSLQYLALTRPDVSYDVNRLSQSMHQPTSDHWQAVKRVLPYLSGTLTHGIFLRKQSKPTLHAFSDADWAGDSDDYVSTNAYIIFLGSQTISWTSKKQNGVARSTTEAEYRSVVNTASELRWIVSLLMELGVPLHLCLTVYCDNITKP is encoded by the coding sequence ATGCTAAACCTATTTTGGCACCTCTTGCAACTCATCCTAAGCTCACACTACACACGAGAAGTTTCATCTGATCCACATGAGTATGGACGCATTGTTGGAAGTCTCCAATATCTTGCTCTCACTCGTCCAGACGTCTCATATGATGTTAATAGGTTATCGCAGTCCATGCATCAACCAACCTCTGATCATTGGCAGGCTGTTAAGAGGGTCCTTCCCTATCTCTCAGGAACTTTGACACATGGGATCTTCTTGCGCAAACAATCAAAACCAACCTTACATGCTTTCTCCGACGCAGATTGGGCTGGAGATTCCGATGATTATGTCTCCACCAATGCATACATTATCTTCCTTGGATCACAAACAATTTCCTGGACATCCAAAAAGCAGAACGGCGTAGCGAGATCTACTACTGAAGCTGAGTACCGCTCAGTAGTAAACACGGCATCTGAGCTACGCTGGATTGTTTCACTACTCATGGAACTTGGTGTTCCTCTCCACTTGTGTCTTACTGTCTACTGCGATAACATAACCAAACCTTAG